The following nucleotide sequence is from Musa acuminata AAA Group cultivar baxijiao unplaced genomic scaffold, Cavendish_Baxijiao_AAA HiC_scaffold_934, whole genome shotgun sequence.
GGATAATTTCATTACCTTCACGAGCAAGATCACGTCCCTCATTACGAGCTTGTACACACGCCTCTAAAGCCACCCTATTAGCTACTGCACCAGGTGCATTTCCCCAAGGGTGTCCTAAAGTTCCTCCGCCAAACTGTAGTACGGAATCATCCCCAAAGATTTCGGTCAGAGCAGGCATATGCCAAACATGAATACCCCCTGAAGCCACGGGCAGAACACCTGGCATAGAGACCCAATCTTGAGTGAAGAAAATACCGCGACTTCGGTCTTTTTCGATATAATCATCACGTAATAAATCAACGAAACCTAAAGTCATCTCACGTTCCCCTTCCAGTTTACCTACTACTGTACCGGCGTGAATATGATCTCCACCAGACATACGTAATGCTTTAGCTAGTACACGGAAATGCATACCATGATTTTTCTGTCTATCAATAACTGCATGCATTGCGCGATGGATGTGAAGAAGTAGGCCGTTGTCACGGCAATAATGAGCCAAGCTAGTATTTGCAGTGAATCCACCAGTTAAGTAGTCATGCATTACGATAGGAACTCCTAATTCTCTGGCACATATGGcccttttcatcatttcttcacatGTACCCGCAGTAGCATTCAAGTAATGTCCTTTGATTTCACCTGTTTCGGCCTGCGCTTTAAAAAGTGCTTCGGTGCAAAATAAGAAACGATCTCTCCAACGCATAAATGGTTGTGAGTTTACGTTTTCATCATCTTTGGTAAAATCAAGTCCACCACGTAGACATTCATAAACCGCTCTACCGTAGTTTTTTGCAGATAATCCCAATTTTGGTTTAATAGTGCATCCCAATAGGGGACGACCATACTTGTTCAACTTATCTCTTTCAACCTGAATGCCGTGAGGCGGGCCTTGGAAAGTTTTGGAATAAGAAGTGGGAATTCGCAGATCCTCCAGACGTAGAGCTCGTAAGGCTTTGAAACCAAATACATTACCCACAATGGAAGTAAACATGTTAGTAACAGAACCTTCTTCAAAAAGGTCTAAAGGATAAGCTACATAAGCAATATATTGATTTTCCTCCCCAACAACGGCCTCGATGTGGTAGCATCGCCCTTTGTAACGATCAAGACTGGTAAGTCCATCAGTCCACACAGTTGTCCATGTACCAGTAGAAGATTCGGCAGCTACCGCAGCCCCTGCTTCTTCGGGCGGAACTCCAGGTTGAGGAGTTACTCGGAATGCTGCCAAGATATCAGTATCTTTGACTTCGTAGTCAGGAGTATAATAATTCAATTTGTAATCTTTAACACCAGCTTTAAATCCAACACTTGCTTTAGTCTCTGTTTGTGGTGACATAAGTCCCTCCCTACAACTCATGAATTAAGAATTCTCACAACGACAAGGTCTACTCGATATAGATTATGCATGAATGAAAcctttgacaaaaataaaaataaaaaaaaagaaaaaaaatattcaactaatattatcaactaatttcaatgttatgttaaaatgaaatggttcattattagaccatgtatttgattcatcaaatacatcattattgtatactccaaatacatcattattgtatactctttgatatatatggcgcaacccaaacccaatgtttgttttgcaagtttacaataaaatcaaatggatctccttcttattttgaatccaaatactaagaaaaattcactcttgacagtgatatatgttgtatatgtaaatcctagatgtgaaaataggcataattcatcctaaaagggtataaagaatagataggcggaaatccaatatctattcaaaaaaaaaaaagaacaatggccaattagatcgaaataatgaatcataaatggagttcgggttcgaattctatagataatagaatctaatacggatggtttttctataatgatagagaaatgaaagagacttactcgtgatttcatgtacttaatatttcttttgaaaaaaagaaggattGGCTGAACTTGAAAATTGACTCATTGAATGAGTAATTGAATGAGTAAACGATTGAATCGTATTCGGTTGGGTGGTACCAACTAAATCAAGTGCTAACTCCcatttatttcttattgaattaaccGATCAACTTGCTATCGGACATTTATTTTCGACTTGGCATGGCACTATTCAAAAAAACTTTCGACATACTttactttaattataattatgagaatcaaTCCTACCCCTTCTAGTCCTGCGGTTTCcacacttgaagaacaaaacctAGGGCGTATCGCTCAAATTATTGGCCCAGTACTGGATGTTGTTTTTCCTCCGGGCAAGATGCCTAATATTTATAACGCTTTGGTAGTTAAGGGTCGAGATACTATTGGTCAGCAAATTAATGTGACTTGTGAGGTACAACAATTATTAGGAAATAATCGAGTTAGAGCTGTAGCTATGAGTGCTACAGATGGACTGATGAGAGGAATGGAAGTGATTGACACGGGAGCTCCTCTAAGCGTTCCAGTCGGTGGAGCTACCCTCGGACGAATTTTCAACGTTCTTGGGGAGCCTGTTGATAATTTAGGTCCTGTAGATACTAGCACAACATCTCCTATTCATAGACCTGCACCTGCCTTTATACAGTTAGAGACGAAATTATCAATCTTTGAAACAGGAATTAAAGTAGTGGATCTTTTAGCTCCTTATCGCCGTGGAGGAAAAATCGGACTATTTGGAGGAGCTGGAGTAGGTAAAACAGTACTCATCATGGAATTGATCAACAACATTGCCAAAGCTCATGGAGGCGTATCTGTATTTGGCGGAGTAGGCGAACGTACTCGTGAAGGAAATGATCTTTACATGGAAATGAAAGAATCCGgagtaattaatgaaaaaaatattgcagAATCAAAAGTAGCTCTAGTCTACGGTCAAATGAATGAACCGCCGGGAGCTCGTATGAGAGTTGGTTTGACTGCCCTAACTATGGCGGAATATTTCCGGGATGTTAATGAACAAGACGTACTTCTATTCATCGACAATATCTTTCGTTTCGTCCAAGCAGGATCAGAAGTATCCGCCTTATTGGGGAGAATGCCTTCTGCAGTGGGTTATCAACCTACCCTTAGTACAGAAATGGGTTCTTTGCAAGAAAGAATTACTTCTACCAAAGAGGGATCTATAACTTCGATCCAAGCCGTTTATGTACCTGCGGACGATTTGACCGACCCTGCTCCTGCCACGacatttgcacatttagatgctaCTACCGTATTATCGAGAGGATTAGCTGCCAAAGGTATTTATCCAGCAGTGGATCCTTTAGATTCAACGTCAACTATGTTACAACCTCGGATCGTTGGCGAGGAACATTATGAAACTGCGCAAAGAGTTAAGCAAACTTCACAACGTTACAAAGAACTTCAGGACATTATAGCTATTCTTGGGTTGGACGAATTATCCGAAGAAGATCGTTTAACTGTAGCAAGAGCACGAAAAATCGAGCGTTTCTTATCACAACCCTTCTTCGTGGCAGAAGTATTTACTGGTTCTCCAGGAAAATATGTTGGTCTTGCAGAAACAATTAGGGGGTTTCAACTGATCCTTTCCGGAGAATTAGACAGTCTTCCCGAGCAGGCCTTTTATTTAGTAGGTAACATCGATGAAGCTACCGCGAAAGCTATGAACTTAGAAGAGGAGAGCAAATTGAAGAAATGACCTTAAATCTTTGTGTACTGACTCCTAATCGAATTATTTGGGACTCAGAagtgaaagaaataattttatctactaaTAGTGGCCAAATTGGCGTATTACCAAACCACGCCCCTATTGCCACGGCTGTAGATATAGGTCTTTTGAGAATACGCCTCAACAACGACCAATGGTTAACGGTGGCTCTGATGGGTGGTTTCGCTAGAATAGGTAATAATGAAATCACCATTTTAGGAAATGATGCGGAAATAAGTACTGACATTGATCCGCAAGAAGCTCAACAAGCTCTTGAAATAGCTGAAGCTAACTTGAGTAGAGCTGAGGGTAAGAGACAAGCAATTGAAGCGAATCTAGCTCTCAGACGAGCTAGGACACGAGTAGAGGCTGTCAATGTTATTTCCTACTAGTCAAgtcaatacatcaaaataataaagagaagtttttaaaaagttctttattatacaccacatgttgattctgccaattgaacacaatcaagtctaatctgataaaacaaaaaaagaagatggggtagaaaaacttattagatatcatttcatcGACTCCGGTATCTAATAAGTTCTACCTACTATTGGATTTGAACCAATGACTCCCGCCGTATGAAAGCAATACTCTAACCACTGAGTTAAGTAGGTCATTTATCACCACAAAAAGAACCCATCACTTCGGGGATTATAGGTGGAATATTATTTCTAAGCAATACTAATCTGTTCTGTTAAGCGTAAATAAATCTGTTCTGTTAagcgtaaataaaataaatagatcagagagctatgatgtggattatggaatatccatcttgacaagaaattatctatatgttaagatgtctatgacaagggctatagctcagttggtagagcaccTCGTTTACACGCGCGCCAATGCTTTTCAAAGGAGCCTATTATGCAATGAACATAATTGATCGTATTGAGAAATCGATGTCTTACTCCATAGGTTCGAGGGAACAAGAGAACAATAGCCTGACAAATATTTGGTTCGGTCCGATTCAGGCGCGAATTCAGTTGCCAAATCAAATAGAACCCGCCATTGATTTGATAGTTGATAAGGTAAATACCCAGCCCATTCAATGCTAGGCATAATGAGTATAAGGGCCTCAAAATAACCTCTTTTCGTCCTATGAACTTTAAGGTGTATGAAGTCTCATATTCGACTGTTGCAGCGGAGCGATAGAGATTCCATTTAACTTAGGTTGATCTAGGCCGAAGGCAGACCTAAGTCAAGATAACCCTTCTTTGAAACACTTTGGTATTGCTCTGAAACACTTTGGTATTGCTCTAGATCAGAATACAAATAATAAATCAGAGCACATGGAACCATCTCATTATCTTCCTCTAAAGAAAAAATATGGTGGACTAACTGATCTTTACATCAGTTGATGAAAGAGCCCAATGCAACAAAATGCATGTTGGGTCTTTGAAACAGTTCGAATCATTTCGATAATAATCAGTTTGATCTGTTTTACCGAGAAGGTCTACGGTTCGAGTCCGTATAGCCCTAatcctaatatattatatttttgtttagtatatagtttagtgtttagtatatagtttagtaTGGTTTTCATTTCTATGGACCAACCAAGTCTAATCCTAAGTCACATGGGTCTAGGACCTATTCTTTTCTTGGTCTTGGGTCTTGTCTTGTATTTGGAGAATCCCCCTAACTAATCACTAATCGTTTTTTGGCAGAACAAGAGCAaccttattgattgattcagagATAATGGAGAGATAACGAATTGGGCCTAAATATATTAACGTTTCTTCTTCTATATTCTATGAGTTGAGTgggtttgtggatttgatttggtcCGTCGAATCATTCGATAATGTGTGATTCTTTCTATTGAAAATGTTATGTAAATCATTTATGATTCCGTCGATTATACTACTCCACTCTTTGCTATGTTTCATTGTCTAGTATAGGTTTGCTGTAAAACCTTTTTCTTGTAGCGAAATCTAACCCATTGCTTGGTCTTACCATTATATTATTAAGCGTTATTGCCGTAACAAAACAAACAAGTATTTTGGTTCATTCCAAATCGTAATCTTTGTTTAGtattagagattggtccgaaataGAATGAATCTTTCATTCTAACTCTAATGAAATAACTCGATTCTTCTTATTTATTTCTGAGGAGGTGGGATAGTACAGGTTCCAAGTTTCCAATTTTTTGTATAGAAAGATATAAGTTGTTATATGTCACCTCTCAATTCAACGGATTGAATcaattaagaaaaatagaaatgaaatctaggacaagaaaaagataaaaaatcattcgaTGCATTAGATTATGTATTCATATTCGTATCAAATCAATAGAAGCAATGATCCTATACCCAGATTTTAATGAAAAAGGAATACTTCGAATAATATAGAATATGCTAGAAATCCCTAGACATTTTACCCCATATGACTATtgaaaaatttaagttttaaaaaaaggaaatgaaattattattatttcattatgttgattatatataatcaacatagtattctaatgaatatagtattcatagtatttaattataggatatttactttactatattatagggtattgatatttattatagttataggcataggaatagttataggcataggatattttagtattttattacctTTTTCTAGAGGATAGAGAACCCAAGACAAAGTGAGAGAGTTTTGTTTGTGTAAGAGCATCCTATGTCTACACCATATCTAAATAGAATCGAAATCCAAAATGTAAGTGGGATTCCATTAGATGAATCTTTAAACAAAACATGCCCCACAGCAAACAAACTCTAAACTATGCAGTTTGATTTGATCAAAATCAATTCTTGTTTCGCCTAAGATAAGAAGTTATGGATGAATTGACAATTCCGATTCGAATCGAATAATTCAGCATATTCCACATTAATAGGAGTACATTTATGTTTCTGCTTCACGAATATGATATTTTCTGGGCATTTCTAATAATATCAAGCGTTATTCCTATCTTGGCATTTGTAATTTCCGGAGTTTTAGCCCCGGTTAGTGAAGGACCAGAGAAGCTCTCTAGTTATGAATCGGTATAGAACCCATTGGGGATGCTTGGTTACAATTTCGAATCCGCTATTACATGTTTGCTCtagtttttgttgtttttgatGTTGAAACGGTCTTTCTTTATCCATGGGCAATGAGTTTCGATGTATTGGGTGTATCTGTATTTATCGAAGCTTTAATTTTTGTGCTTATCCCAATTGTTGGTTCAGTTTATGCATGGCGAAAAGGAGCATTGGATGGTCTTAACTGAATATTcagacaatcaaaataaaaatgaaggaaaagattacATTGAGACAGTTATGAATTTGATTGAGTTTCCTTAGTTGACAAAACAATTACCAATTCAGTTATTTCAACTACATTGAATGATCTTTCGAATTGGTCAAGACTTTCCAGTTTATGGCCGCTTCTATACGGTACCAGTTGTTGTTTCATTGAATTTGCTTCATTAATAGGCTCGCGATTCGACTTTGATCGTTATGGATTGGTACCAAGATCGAGTCCTAGACAAGCAGACCTAATTTTAACAGCCGGCACAGTAACAATGAAAATGGCTCCTTCTTTAGTAAGATTATATGAGCAAATGCCTGAACCAAAATATGTCATTGCTATGGGAGCTTGTACTATTACAGGAGGGATGTCAGTACTGATTCTTATAGTACTGTTCGTGGAGTCGATAAGCTAATTCCTGTCGATGTCTATTTGCCGGGCTGCCCACCTAAACCAGAGGCGGTTATAGATGCTATAACGAAACTTCGTAAGAAAATATCTCGAGAAATCTTTGAAGATAGAACTGTGTCTCAACAGGAAAATCGATGTTTTACTACCAATCACAAGTTTTGTGTTAGACGCAGTACTCATACTGGAAATTATGATCAAGAATTGCTCTATCAATCACCATCTACTTCAGAGATACCTTCTGAAACATTTTTCAAATCCAAAAGTTCagtatctccccatgaattagtgAATCAGACAAGGTAAGGTTCTTTTGTGCAGAATAAGAAAGAAAGGGTCAATCTTTAAAAATTTCATTGTAAATTGAAATACTCATACAAATACAAATGTGGGAGAGATCAAGAAGATGCAGCAGGATCGTTTATCTGATTGGTTAGTCAACCATGATTTAGTTCATAGATCTTTGGGCTTTGATTGCCGAGGaatagaaactttacaaataaaAACCGAGGATTGGGATTCCATtgctgtcatttcatatgtatatGGTTACAATTATTTACGCTCCCAGTGTGCCTATGATGTAGCACCAGGCGGATTTTTAGCCAGTGTGTATCATCTTACGAGAATACAGTATGGTATAGCTAAACCAGAAGAGGTATGCATAAAAGTATTTGCCCCAAGGAATAATCCTAGAATCCCGTCTGTTTTCTGATTTGGAGAAGTGCTGATTTTCAAGAACGCGAATCTTATGATATGTTGGGAATCTCTTATGATAATCATCCACGCCTTAAACGTATTTTGATGCCGAAAGTTGGATAGGTTGGCCCCTACGTAAGGACTATATTACCCCCAATTTCTATGAAATACAAGATGCTCATTAAATGATAAGAAATTAATGTTTACTTAATACGACTATGACACGATTCCAGATTTCTTTCAAGTGAAGGAATATTTTTACGTTCCGTTCTAGATGAAAGAAAGTAACCGGACTTTAATTCGTATTATGGATAACCTAAAAAAAACTTCATTTATATTCCAAAATTTGGAATAGATCATATCCATTTCGTATGAGCAGAAACAATGGGATGAATCAAAAGAGTTCTGCACTATGAACTTTGTACCGCGCACATAACTTACTTAGATGTAGATGGACCTCGGAAAGTAACGTAAGCAAGAGTGAAGAAATGgaataaatgtcaaaaatatgaaatgaagaaatgaaaagggattggatttatttgtactgtgtctgaagtgcattctgtctattgctatcttttaactcctctcgacttttaagtttttttttacttttacttatttatttttattttgaatatagatgaagacttaatattctttttgaatgagagaaagcacagtatgaagaaacaagaaagaaaaaagagacgggAGCATAATCTCACTTTGTTCTTTACCATAACCatccatacatatattttttaccaatccccccaaggggaggtatatatatatatacatctagatgagtaaatatgtaaccaatccccccaaggggaggtatatatatatatatatatctagatgagtaaatatgtaatagatgagtaaatatatgtaatagatgagtaaatatgtaacatctagatgagtaaatacgtatcatgctCTATTAACGCCCGATCTATCTCGATTAATTTGTATGAATATCTATCCGATACATTATTTACGTGTCAGGAACCAGATTTGAACTGGTGACACGAGGATTTTCAGTCCtctgctctaccaactgagctatcccgacCATTTCCCGTGCATCATCCTAGTAGAGTACTTGTGTCTATGTTAATTAAAGGGACTAAAAAGTAGTAAAAAATTTGACAAGTAAGTGTAAGGATAATGATATGGACTGTGAATGATTCAATAATAGAGATTCTTTGCCCATATATGTTCATTTGTACAGGTTCTATCCAAATTGGGATAAGATCCAAGGATTTTAGTTCGGATCCGTTTGTGAAAGAGTAGAGTGAATGAGAAAGATAGTGAATTTTGTTTGAACTGAACCActgatgaaaaaaaagaagaggataaatacTTAGGAAGTAAAATAGGCTTTTTATTGGGGATAGAGGGACTTGAAACCCTCACGATTTAAAAAGTCGACGGATTTTCCTCTTACTATAAATTTCATTTGTTGTCGGTATTGACATGTAGAATGGGACTCTCTCTTTATTCTCGTCCGATTAATCAGTTTTTCAAAAGATCTATCAAACTCTGGAATGAATGATTTCATAATTGAATATTCGATTCTTCCTTCAACTTCCATTGAAATGGATTCATAATAACTCTgaatttttcatattataattatatataattataatataatagattCGGGTCATGATTAATCGTTTGATATGGCAGTATGTATAACATACGTATTAGGTATATAGGACCATCTTTTCTGTAATTTTTATAGACGGATTCCTGCTACCAACAAAACGTAGTCAACTCCATTCGTTAGAACAGCTTCCATTGAGTCTCTGCACCTATCCTTTTAAATTCTAGTtttataaacctttgttttctcaAAATAAGGATTTGGCTCAGGATTGCCCATTTTTAATTCCAGGGTTTCTCTGAATTTGGAAGTTACCACTTAGCAGGTTTCCATACTAAGGCTCAATCCAATCAAGTCCGTAGCGTCTACCGATTTCGCCATATCCCCTTTGATACCAAGACCTAGTTGGAATTCCaactatccttttcatttattttgtttgtttggacCCGTTGAATTCGTTAGATAATGATTTCTATATTGAAAAAGTGTATGCTGCTGTTTGATTTTTTTGGCTATCCCCCATCAGttcatttatattgaatgaacCTTGTTTCAATCAGAAATGATTCTATCATTGATGTATCCGCAATTCAATATGGATAGATATTATCCAACATATATATGTTTCTCCCTCCCTTTCATTTTTACAGTGCGATTTGGAATAGTGGAACGGTCgatattcattcttctttttttttgtcctatCTCCTCCTTTTCCGAATCAAACCAGAGGAATGTCTCATTTTCATTTAGATTGTAtctttatccttatctttttttttatcttaggacCGATTCGCTATAGCTAtaattaacataatataaatatataaaatataaatatataaataaaatacattATGTTGTATATTATAGTTAGATATAGTTAGAATAGTCAGAAGAATAGTCAGaattattattatagttagttATAGTATCTAGTTTAGAAGTATACTATATAACTATATAGAaactatactatactatatagttatatagttatagTATAGTTATATATTTATAGTTCATAGTTAATATTAAACGAATAGCTAATAGATAAGATCAGCTAATAGCTAAAATCCGGTAGTTTCCTCAATTTCTATATACTATTTCTGTTATGTTATGTGAGCCGCCTTAGCTCAGAGGTTAGAGCATCGCATTTGTAATGCGATGGTCATCGGTTCGACTCCGATAGCCGGCTTTTTCTCTATCGATTTTTCCGTGATTGATAATCTCTCTCCTCCTTTTCCATATGTTATGTCGTGGTAACTTGCAACCATGACCAAAAAATGTATTGGAACAATTAGATCTCTCTCTACCGAACAAATCATAAAACGGAGCTGCAACTtcctatatatacaaaaaatccgGATATTGATACAATTTATTTTATTCTACTTTGTAGTATTTCGGTAAATTTAGCTTTGCTTTGTTTATCCCTTAGTTCAGTCTTAATTTATAGTtcagttttcatttttttattctgaaaaaatgaaatttcaataaaatccataaaattaaaaaggagtctTTATGTCTCGTTACCGAGGACCTCGTTTCAAAAAAATACGCCGTCTGGGGGCTTTACCAGGACTAACTAGTAAAAGACCTAGATCCGGAAGTGATCTTAAAAACCAATTGCGTTCTGGGAAAAGATCGCAGTATCGTATTCGTCTAGAAGAAAAACAGAAATTGCGTTTTCATTATGGTCTGACAGAGCGACAATTACTTAGATATGTGCATATCGCTGGAAAAGCTAAAGGGTCAACAGGTCAGGTTTTACTACAATTACTTGAGATGCGTTTGGATAACATCCTTTTCCGATTGGGTATGGCTTCGACCATTCCTGGAGCCAGGCAATTAGTTAACCATAGACATATTTTAGTTA
It contains:
- the LOC135665051 gene encoding ribulose bisphosphate carboxylase large chain-like yields the protein MSCREGLMSPQTETKASVGFKAGVKDYKLNYYTPDYEVKDTDILAAFRVTPQPGVPPEEAGAAVAAESSTGTWTTVWTDGLTSLDRYKGRCYHIEAVVGEENQYIAYVAYPLDLFEEGSVTNMFTSIVGNVFGFKALRALRLEDLRIPTSYSKTFQGPPHGIQVERDKLNKYGRPLLGCTIKPKLGLSAKNYGRAVYECLRGGLDFTKDDENVNSQPFMRWRDRFLFCTEALFKAQAETGEIKGHYLNATAGTCEEMMKRAICARELGVPIVMHDYLTGGFTANTSLAHYCRDNGLLLHIHRAMHAVIDRQKNHGMHFRVLAKALRMSGGDHIHAGTVVGKLEGEREMTLGFVDLLRDDYIEKDRSRGIFFTQDWVSMPGVLPVASGGIHVWHMPALTEIFGDDSVLQFGGGTLGHPWGNAPGAVANRVALEACVQARNEGRDLAREGNEI
- the LOC135665050 gene encoding ATP synthase subunit beta, chloroplastic, which translates into the protein MRINPTPSSPAVSTLEEQNLGRIAQIIGPVLDVVFPPGKMPNIYNALVVKGRDTIGQQINVTCEVQQLLGNNRVRAVAMSATDGLMRGMEVIDTGAPLSVPVGGATLGRIFNVLGEPVDNLGPVDTSTTSPIHRPAPAFIQLETKLSIFETGIKVVDLLAPYRRGGKIGLFGGAGVGKTVLIMELINNIAKAHGGVSVFGGVGERTREGNDLYMEMKESGVINEKNIAESKVALVYGQMNEPPGARMRVGLTALTMAEYFRDVNEQDVLLFIDNIFRFVQAGSEVSALLGRMPSAVGYQPTLSTEMGSLQERITSTKEGSITSIQAVYVPADDLTDPAPATTFAHLDATTVLSRGLAAKGIYPAVDPLDSTSTMLQPRIVGEEHYETAQRVKQTSQRYKELQDIIAILGLDELSEEDRLTVARARKIERFLSQPFFVAEVFTGSPGKYVGLAETIRGFQLILSGELDSLPEQAFYLVGNIDEATAKAMNLEEESKLKK